One region of Oryza sativa Japonica Group chromosome 5, ASM3414082v1 genomic DNA includes:
- the LOC107276231 gene encoding protein MIZU-KUSSEI 1 yields MKKKTAASKYLCFASFTICIPSAKQPSGGDAKNRLSFSFPESINGGKDRRCQQHTEEEHKSESIIDPAASVVTRTDGKHCTIIVGTIFGRRSGHVTFCVQRDAAMPPPFLFELSVPMLSLAAEMGSGLLRIALECHHSSGKVVVGAADGDTINNAGTGGGGSRSVWKASCNGRDVGYAVRRRPTDQDCRVLESMRMTTTGVGVLPSTGFSEDGGGGDVLYMRATYERVVGSKDAVSYHLITPGTASGSPQQELSVFLLRTRGD; encoded by the coding sequence ATGAAGAAGAAGACGGCCGCATCCAAATACCTTTGCTTTGCGAGTTTCACCATATGTATCCCCTCCGCTAAGCAGCCGTCCGGCGGTGACGCCAAGAATCGTCTCAGCTTCTCCTTCCCGGAGAGCATTAACGGCGGCAAGGACCGGCGTTGTCAGCAGCACACGGAGGAGGAGCATAAGTCCGAGAGCATCATCGACCCGGCGGCTTCGGTCGTCACGAGGACAGACGGCAAGCACTGCACCATCATCGTTGGCACCATCTTTGGCCGCCGCAGCGGCCACGTCACCTTCTGCGTGCAGCGCGACGCAGCCATGCCGCCTCCCTTCCTCTTCGAGCTCTCCGTCCCGATGCTGTCACTTGCCGCCGAGATGGGCTCCGGCCTTCTCCGCATAGCCCTCGAATGTCACCACTCCAGCGGCAAGGTGGTCGTCGGTGCTGCTGACGGCGACACCATCAACAACGCCGgtacgggcggcggcggctcgaggaGTGTCTGGAAGGCGTCCTGCAATGGGCGGGACGTGGGTTACGCCGTACGGCGGCGGCCCACCGACCAGGACTGCCGCGTGCTGGAGAGCATGAGGATGACGACGACCGGCGTCGGGGTGCTACCGTCGACGGGGTTcagcgaggacggcggcggcggagatgtgCTGTACATGAGGGCAACGTACGAGAGAGTCGTGGGTTCAAAGGACGCCGTGTCGTACCACCTCATCACTCCCGGAACAGCCAGCGGCAGCCCCCAGCAGGAACTCAGCGTCTTCTTGCTTCGCACCAGGGGTGACTGA